A window of the Trichoderma asperellum chromosome 4, complete sequence genome harbors these coding sequences:
- a CDS encoding uncharacterized protein (antiSMASH:Cluster_4.4~EggNog:ENOG41) has translation MPKTVFAANEGFKRTVDIEKKDTRSLGIVYTDEKGDYLLSSTGRRVPVMYHNETSLELHKTPIQKRQSQTFSPPDSCVLDSNTCQSLADSGQLRALCVNCEQGLGNGVKASGSSMIDCRNSGGPCPVTFTDSVTVTDTISESITFGATIGDTGKDGASGNANFGFGFSVSIATTHGTSEGLLIPQGKIGFVQFQPQAQLGTVVTTSSQGNVCDSAGLNKVCGAQPGILVSSSNDADGQYSVVLSS, from the coding sequence ATGCCCAAGACAGTGTTCGCTGCCAATGAAGGCTTTAAAAGAACTGTTGATATTGAGAAGAAAGATACCAGAAGCCTAGGCATAGTCTATACCGACGAGAAGGGCGATTATCTCCTCAGTTCTACCGGCCGACGAGTCCCTGTTATGTATCACAACGAGACATCCTTGGAATTGCATAAAACCCCAATCCAGAAGCGGCAAAGTCAAACATTCAGCCCGCCCGACAGCTGCGTTCTGGATTCTAACACTTGTCAATCTCTGGCTGATTCTGGTCAGCTGAGGGCCCTTTGCGTCAATTGCGAGCAGGGCTTAGGAAATGGGGTTAAAGCGTCAGGATCATCAATGATTGACTGCCGGAATTCTGGTGGGCCATGCCCAGTCACATTCACCGATTCGGTGACTGTAACCGACACCATATCCGAAAGCATCACTTTTGGAGCCACCATCGGTGACACAGGCAAGGATGGTGCCAGTGGAAATGCAAATTTTGGCTTTGGATTCAGCGTTTCTATCGCTACTACGCATGGTACATCCGAAGGTCTTCTGATCCCCCAGGGCAAAATTGGCTTTGTCCAATTTCAGCCCCAGGCTCAGTTGGGTACTGTTGTTACAACAAGCTCCCAAGGAAACGTTTGTGACAGCGCCGGGCTCAACAAGGTCTGCGGAGCTCAGCCTGGTATACTCGTCAGCAGTTCCAACGATGCTGATGGCCAATACAGCGTGGTTCTGAGCAGCTAA